A portion of the Patescibacteria group bacterium genome contains these proteins:
- a CDS encoding YerC/YecD family TrpR-related protein: MIRVKTKLPENPNPEYPWVNKEMEQWFKDMESLEGYEEILKYFSDLLTDNELRMLAQRWHIARELISTEDSNIEIAERVEASPSTVGTVAKRVYYGMGGLLGLLGKVLASAEEKKRLKEIKKAMKKKKRDGSYSYAKGYFR; encoded by the coding sequence TTGATTAGAGTAAAAACAAAGTTACCAGAAAATCCTAATCCAGAGTACCCTTGGGTGAATAAGGAAATGGAGCAGTGGTTTAAGGATATGGAGAGCTTAGAAGGTTATGAGGAGATTTTGAAGTATTTTTCCGACTTGCTAACAGATAACGAACTGCGGATGTTGGCGCAAAGGTGGCATATTGCTCGGGAATTAATTTCTACTGAGGATTCTAATATAGAAATAGCAGAACGGGTTGAAGCATCTCCCAGTACAGTGGGAACAGTTGCAAAAAGGGTTTATTATGGTATGGGCGGCTTGTTGGGTCTTTTGGGGAAAGTTCTAGCTAGTGCAGAGGAGAAGAAAAGATTGAAAGAAATAAAAAAGGCAATGAAAAAAAAGAAGCGGGATGGTAGCTATAGTTACGCTAAGGGGTACTTTAGATAA